ACtcctcatttcctcctctttctaaTTCAGTCATGTCTTCTTGACTGtgttctccctctcctccatcagctgGTTTATTCCCAGCGGACACTAATGCGCACAACATAACAAGGCCTCTCtccactcccccctccctccatctctctctctctctctctctcccccctcggGTTCTTTCCTCCAACCCGCCTCccatcctctcctctgctctgcaCCTGCTCCTCCCCTCCTGCCTTATTATCCTCAGACTCCGGAGCTGCGCTCCGTTTCTCTCCAAGTGATGCTGGGAGGCGGCGGCGCACGCAGCCCGCAGAGGGGGACGCGGCTCCGgcttgtttttctcctcctgAAAGGCGCACGGAAGGACGGACGGGACATGGGAATCTAACGGGGCTTGTTGGAGAGAgtcagcctggggggggggggaggaggagggaaaggtGCGACGCGTTCAAGTCCCAtccgagaggaggaggaggaggagggaggaagaggagggaaacTCGGGGAAACGGTCCCGCCGGGACTGCGCTCCGTGACCGTAGTTGGAAACGGACTCCTGTCGAGGTTTGGAGGATTAAAACCGAAGGGGGGGGTTGAAGGAAGAAGGGGGCTCTTGGAGTTGCGGTTGGTGCATTTCTGTTGGTGATGGAgtgagaggaaagaaagaaaaaaaaaaggggggcgCACTGGAACTTCAGCCTCGCCATGAAATCGGTGTTCTTCAGCCGCTTCTTCATCCTGCTCCCTTGGgtcctcatcgtcatcatcatgaTCGATATCGACAGCAAACGGACGATCCGGGCTCCGGTTGCCGGTCGGACCGGCGGGGCGCAGCGGGAGGCCCTCACCGGCGCGCCCGGGAACCGCTCCGCCCTGCCGGTCATCTACGCCATCACCCCGACTTACACCCGCCCGGTGCAGAAAGCGGAGCTCACCCGCCTGGCGCACGCCTTCCGCCAGGTCCCCCGCTTCCACTGGATCGTGGTGGAGGACTCGACCACGCGCACGGAGCTGGTGGCGCGCTTCCTGGCGCGGTGCGGCGTGCCGTTCACGCACCTGCACGTGTTCACTCCGCGCCGGTTCAAGCGCGCGGGAATGCCGCGCGCCACCGAGCAGCGGAACGTGGCTGTCACGTGGCTCCGGCAGCACCGGAACCGGCGGGACGTCGGGGTGGTGTTTTTCGCGGATGACGACAACACGTACAGCCTGGAGCTGTTCGAAGAGGTAAC
This is a stretch of genomic DNA from Antennarius striatus isolate MH-2024 chromosome 11, ASM4005453v1, whole genome shotgun sequence. It encodes these proteins:
- the b3gat2 gene encoding galactosylgalactosylxylosylprotein 3-beta-glucuronosyltransferase 2 translates to MKSVFFSRFFILLPWVLIVIIMIDIDSKRTIRAPVAGRTGGAQREALTGAPGNRSALPVIYAITPTYTRPVQKAELTRLAHAFRQVPRFHWIVVEDSTTRTELVARFLARCGVPFTHLHVFTPRRFKRAGMPRATEQRNVAVTWLRQHRNRRDVGVVFFADDDNTYSLELFEEMRSTRGVSVWPVGFVGGRAYERPLVSGGKVVGWYTGWRPDRPFATDMAGFAVNLQVILANPRAQFKRRGSQPGMQESDFLKQITKVTELEPKANNCTRVLVWHTRTEKPHLANEPKLRKDTVVIEV